A window of Streptomyces sp. SAI-127 contains these coding sequences:
- a CDS encoding beta-propeller fold lactonase family protein encodes MGMDSGRHGDMDNGHIEHRRTSRSSGTRRGHRAQSRTRRIVIGGGALALAGAATVAVSLASASQYSGKAAGGDHAVFVQGNELDGNTIHVFKRGDDGKLERAADYATGGKGGDQVDAPTDSLASQGSLVYDDRSGMLLAVNAGSGTVTSFRVEGQRLGERKVVSSGGRFPSSIAVHGRIAYVMNAGGAGSVQGFRITGGGLQPLPGSHRSLGLNNKDIPRFDTSPGEVEFTPDGRNLVVTTKGSNTVEVFPMKRNGLPAVAAPVVNKSAGGVPFAISFDRSGKRMLVAEAEKSTVTTYQVRRDGRLKVLQRPLASGQEVLCWLERAGDFFYGGNTGNSTVTGYRMDGHGKLSLTDKVGIATPPSSRSQGVIDLAVTEDERFVYVQNATSGTVDGFRVETDGALTKVTTATGLPAFGESGMEGIAAV; translated from the coding sequence ATGGGCATGGACTCCGGCAGGCACGGCGACATGGACAACGGCCACATCGAGCACCGCCGCACGAGCCGGTCCTCCGGCACACGCAGGGGGCACCGGGCGCAGTCCAGGACACGGCGCATCGTGATCGGCGGTGGTGCCCTCGCGCTCGCCGGGGCGGCCACCGTGGCCGTGTCCCTGGCCTCGGCCAGTCAGTACTCCGGGAAGGCCGCCGGGGGCGATCACGCCGTCTTCGTCCAGGGCAACGAGCTGGACGGCAACACCATCCACGTGTTCAAGCGGGGTGACGACGGCAAGCTCGAACGCGCGGCGGACTACGCCACCGGCGGCAAGGGCGGCGACCAGGTCGACGCTCCCACCGACTCGCTCGCCTCCCAGGGCTCACTCGTCTACGACGACCGCTCGGGGATGCTGCTGGCGGTCAACGCCGGCAGCGGCACGGTGACCTCGTTCCGGGTCGAGGGACAGCGGCTCGGGGAGCGGAAGGTCGTGAGCTCCGGTGGGCGGTTCCCGTCGAGCATCGCGGTGCACGGCAGGATCGCGTACGTCATGAACGCGGGCGGCGCGGGCAGCGTCCAGGGCTTCAGGATCACCGGCGGCGGACTTCAGCCGCTTCCCGGCTCCCACCGCTCCCTGGGTCTGAACAACAAGGACATACCGCGCTTCGACACCTCTCCGGGCGAGGTCGAGTTCACCCCCGACGGACGGAACCTGGTGGTCACGACCAAGGGCAGCAACACCGTCGAGGTGTTTCCCATGAAGCGGAACGGGCTCCCGGCCGTCGCCGCACCGGTGGTCAACAAGTCGGCCGGTGGCGTCCCGTTCGCGATCAGCTTCGACCGCAGCGGGAAGCGGATGCTGGTCGCCGAGGCCGAGAAGTCCACGGTCACCACCTACCAGGTCCGGCGGGACGGCAGGCTGAAGGTCCTTCAGCGACCGCTGGCCAGTGGTCAGGAGGTGCTGTGCTGGCTGGAGCGGGCGGGCGACTTCTTCTACGGCGGCAACACCGGCAACTCCACCGTCACCGGCTACCGCATGGACGGACACGGCAAGCTCTCCCTGACCGACAAGGTGGGCATCGCCACCCCGCCGTCCAGCAGGTCGCAAGGGGTGATCGACCTCGCCGTCACCGAGGACGAGAGGTTCGTCTACGTCCAGAACGCCACTTCCGGCACCGTCGACGGCTTCCGCGTCGAGACCGACGGCGCCCTCACCAAGGTGACGACGGCCACGGGCCTGCCCGCCTTCGGTGAGTCGGGGATGGAAGGGATCGCCGCGGTCTGA
- a CDS encoding MerR family transcriptional regulator: MPAETSPAGNLDDDDYPAYTMGRAADLLGITPAFLRAVGEAKLITPLRSEGGHRRYSKGQLRIAARARELVDQGTPVEAACRIITLEDRLAEALRLNEETGRRPNE, from the coding sequence ATGCCCGCCGAGACCTCTCCCGCCGGCAATCTCGACGACGACGACTACCCCGCCTACACGATGGGGCGGGCCGCCGACCTCCTCGGCATCACCCCCGCCTTCCTCCGGGCCGTCGGTGAGGCGAAGCTGATCACGCCGCTGCGCTCGGAGGGCGGTCACCGCCGGTACTCCAAGGGCCAGTTGCGTATCGCCGCCCGGGCCCGTGAACTCGTCGACCAGGGCACCCCCGTCGAGGCCGCCTGCCGCATCATCACCCTGGAGGACCGGCTCGCCGAAGCCCTCCGCCTGAACGAGGAGACGGGTCGGCGACCGAACGAATAA
- a CDS encoding cold-shock protein, translating into MASGTVKWFNAEKGFGFIEQDGGGADVFAHYSNIATSGFRELQEGQKVTFDVTQGQKGPQAENIVPA; encoded by the coding sequence ATGGCATCTGGCACCGTGAAGTGGTTCAACGCGGAAAAGGGCTTCGGCTTCATCGAGCAGGACGGCGGCGGCGCCGACGTGTTCGCGCACTACTCGAACATCGCCACCTCCGGCTTCCGCGAGCTTCAGGAAGGCCAGAAGGTTACCTTCGACGTCACGCAGGGCCAGAAGGGCCCGCAGGCCGAGAACATCGTTCCCGCCTGA
- a CDS encoding DEAD/DEAH box helicase yields MNRTRRTGNNGNSTSRFRSSRGASHQRSRPATAPGGEFTLPTTVTEALPAVEAFADLDLPEHLQAALRAEGVTTPFPIQAATLPNSLAGRDVLGRGRTGSGKTLAFGLPLLARLDGRRAEPRHPLALVLVPTRELAQQVTDALTPYARALRLRAATVVGGMSIGRQASALRAGAELLVATPGRLKDLIERGDCSLSQVTMTVLDEADQMTDMGFMPQVTYLLDQVRPDGQRMLFSATLDRNIDLLVRRYLHDPVVHSVDPSSGTVTTMEHHLLHVRDDDKHATATEIAARDGRVIMFLDTKHAAERLAKHLLSVGVRASALHGGKSQPQRTRTLGQFKDGQVTVLVATNVAARGIHVDDVDLVVNFDPPGDHKDYLHRGGRTARAGESGTVVTLVLPHQRRAVDRLMSDAGVSAQITRVRPGEAELNRITGARTPSGVPVTLPVPAAAEQPKRSGAAARSRSGRPGRGRRRSTPTSR; encoded by the coding sequence ATGAACCGCACCCGTCGCACCGGGAACAACGGGAACAGCACGTCCCGTTTCCGCTCCTCCCGCGGCGCGAGCCACCAGCGCTCGCGTCCGGCCACCGCACCCGGCGGCGAGTTCACCCTCCCCACCACCGTCACCGAGGCGCTGCCCGCGGTGGAGGCGTTCGCCGACCTCGACCTGCCCGAGCATCTGCAGGCCGCGCTCCGCGCCGAGGGCGTGACCACGCCCTTCCCGATCCAGGCGGCGACCCTGCCGAACTCCCTGGCCGGCCGTGACGTCCTGGGCCGTGGCCGCACCGGTTCCGGCAAGACGCTCGCCTTCGGTCTGCCGCTGCTGGCCCGCCTGGACGGCCGGCGTGCCGAGCCCCGGCATCCGCTCGCCCTGGTCCTCGTACCGACCCGTGAACTGGCCCAGCAGGTCACCGACGCGCTCACCCCCTACGCGCGGGCGCTGCGCCTGCGCGCGGCGACCGTCGTCGGGGGCATGTCGATCGGCCGTCAGGCGTCCGCGCTGCGGGCCGGCGCCGAGCTCCTCGTGGCGACCCCCGGCCGGCTCAAGGACCTCATCGAGCGCGGCGACTGCAGCCTGAGCCAGGTGACGATGACCGTCCTGGACGAGGCCGACCAGATGACCGACATGGGCTTCATGCCTCAGGTCACCTACCTGCTCGACCAGGTCCGTCCCGACGGCCAGCGGATGCTGTTCTCGGCCACGCTCGACCGCAACATCGACCTGCTGGTGCGCCGCTATCTGCACGACCCGGTGGTCCACTCGGTCGATCCCTCCTCGGGCACCGTGACCACCATGGAGCACCATCTCCTGCACGTCCGCGACGACGACAAGCACGCCACCGCCACCGAGATCGCCGCCCGCGACGGCCGCGTGATCATGTTCCTGGACACCAAGCACGCGGCGGAGCGGCTGGCCAAGCACCTGCTGTCGGTGGGTGTGCGGGCCTCGGCGCTGCACGGCGGCAAGTCCCAGCCGCAGCGCACCCGCACCCTCGGCCAGTTCAAGGACGGCCAGGTGACGGTTCTGGTGGCCACCAACGTCGCGGCCCGCGGGATCCACGTCGACGACGTCGACCTCGTCGTCAACTTCGACCCGCCCGGCGACCACAAGGACTACCTGCACCGCGGCGGCCGTACGGCACGCGCCGGCGAGTCCGGCACCGTCGTCACCCTGGTCCTGCCGCACCAGCGGCGCGCGGTGGACCGTCTGATGTCCGACGCCGGCGTCTCCGCACAGATCACGCGGGTCCGTCCGGGCGAGGCCGAGCTGAACCGCATCACCGGCGCCCGCACCCCCTCCGGCGTGCCCGTCACCCTCCCCGTCCCGGCCGCCGCCGAGCAGCCCAAGCGCTCCGGGGCCGCGGCGCGGAGCCGGAGCGGCAGGCCCGGACGGGGCCGCCGCCGCTCCACCCCCACCAGCCGATAG
- a CDS encoding SCO5918 family protein produces the protein MRIVIARFPFDLTMSEVERSMEGVQPEPATGTCVTVGRHVYPVKQVGQVITRQDRRDFTANEVSRALTRLGFTCHEVQPPRPEAFNDPSASLPWADTPLG, from the coding sequence ATGCGCATCGTCATCGCACGTTTTCCCTTCGACCTGACCATGAGCGAGGTCGAGAGGTCGATGGAGGGCGTTCAGCCCGAACCCGCCACCGGCACGTGTGTGACCGTCGGCCGCCACGTCTATCCGGTCAAGCAGGTCGGACAGGTGATCACCCGTCAGGACCGCCGCGACTTCACCGCCAACGAGGTGAGCAGGGCCCTGACCCGGCTCGGCTTCACCTGCCACGAGGTGCAGCCGCCCCGCCCGGAGGCCTTCAACGACCCGTCGGCGTCCCTCCCCTGGGCCGACACCCCGCTGGGCTGA
- a CDS encoding SpoIIE family protein phosphatase: MDRRDSTPGGTVEGRVPDDLAVVVDAGGTVTVWSAGARQLLGYEAGEVVGRPAAGLLAADLPESARRHVAVGRRWATEVALRHRYGGRVVVRLMGTPLADGDGARPWLVTAAAPEHVAGPVEPDAEALWDLTLAQLPVPVAVYDREARLVSANEVMTQVMGRSVAEMRGLTLSEIEPNPPFDEYDRLQRQVLRTGEPVFHENFGQSPGEVRNHAWSMFLSPLKDESGAVRGVSAAVFDTTEQYWARRRLAILNDASLRIGSTLDVTRTADELAEVAVTGFADFVTVDLLESVALGEEPEPVPPNQPVTLRRTSQRSVLDGCPESVVPTGATTFYPVDTPPMRALVAGRGTLTAAGDPGMQRWIESSRGRAEAVARHMIHSVMMVPLRARGVTLGLVHFLRHRTAESFSEDDLLLAEEIVARAAVSVDNARRYTHERRTALTLQRSLLPDRPPDLAAMQVAYRYLPAGSGADVGGDWFDVIPLSGARVALVVGDVVGHGIHASATMGRLRTAVRTLADVDLAPDELLTQLDDLVVRLDREEGPQTGGRAEAATPGEVGATCLYAVYDPVSRRCTMARAGHPPPAVVTPDGEVRFLNLPTGPPLGLGGLPFESVEVELAEGSLLALYTDGLVEAADRDIEDGLDLLRGALADKAGPLEETCDQVLRTVLPARPADDIVLMLARTSALDSSKVRTWQLPRDPAAVARARKSASEQVTAWGLDDAAFATELIVSELVTNAVRYGDDPVVLRLIRDSALICEVSDGSSTAPHLRRARVFDEGGRGLLLVAQMAERWGSRQTATGKTIWAELGLPGD, translated from the coding sequence ATGGACCGCAGGGACAGCACACCCGGAGGCACCGTGGAGGGACGCGTACCCGACGACCTGGCGGTCGTCGTCGACGCGGGCGGCACGGTCACCGTGTGGAGCGCCGGGGCGCGGCAGCTGCTCGGATACGAGGCCGGGGAGGTCGTAGGACGTCCTGCGGCCGGACTCCTCGCGGCCGACCTGCCCGAGTCCGCGCGGCGCCATGTGGCCGTGGGCCGGCGCTGGGCCACCGAGGTGGCGCTGCGGCACCGGTACGGCGGCCGTGTCGTCGTACGGCTGATGGGGACACCGCTCGCGGACGGCGACGGCGCACGGCCGTGGCTGGTGACCGCCGCCGCCCCGGAGCATGTGGCCGGGCCCGTCGAACCGGACGCGGAGGCCCTGTGGGACCTCACGCTCGCGCAACTGCCCGTGCCGGTGGCGGTCTACGACCGTGAGGCCCGGCTGGTGTCGGCCAACGAGGTCATGACCCAGGTGATGGGCCGCAGCGTGGCCGAGATGCGCGGTCTGACCCTGTCGGAGATAGAGCCGAACCCGCCCTTCGACGAGTACGACCGCCTCCAGCGGCAGGTGCTGCGCACCGGTGAGCCGGTCTTCCACGAGAACTTCGGACAGTCGCCCGGCGAGGTCCGCAACCACGCCTGGTCGATGTTCCTCTCGCCGCTGAAGGACGAGAGCGGGGCGGTGCGGGGGGTGTCCGCGGCCGTCTTCGACACCACGGAGCAGTACTGGGCCCGCCGTCGCCTCGCCATCCTCAACGACGCCAGCCTCCGCATCGGCAGCACCCTGGACGTGACCCGGACCGCCGACGAGCTGGCCGAGGTGGCGGTGACGGGCTTCGCGGACTTCGTCACCGTGGACCTGCTGGAGTCGGTGGCGCTCGGCGAGGAACCGGAACCCGTTCCGCCGAACCAGCCGGTCACCCTGCGCCGTACGTCCCAGCGGTCGGTCCTCGACGGCTGCCCCGAGTCGGTGGTCCCGACCGGCGCGACGACGTTCTACCCGGTGGACACACCCCCGATGCGGGCCCTGGTCGCCGGCCGCGGCACCCTGACGGCGGCCGGGGACCCCGGGATGCAGAGGTGGATCGAGTCCTCCCGGGGCCGTGCCGAGGCCGTGGCCAGGCACATGATCCACTCGGTGATGATGGTGCCGCTGCGCGCCCGCGGGGTCACCCTGGGCCTGGTGCACTTCCTGCGGCACCGTACGGCGGAGTCCTTCAGCGAGGACGACCTGCTGCTCGCGGAGGAGATCGTCGCGCGGGCCGCGGTGAGCGTGGACAACGCCCGCCGCTACACCCACGAACGCCGCACCGCGCTCACCCTCCAGCGCAGCCTCCTCCCCGACCGCCCGCCGGACCTGGCCGCCATGCAGGTGGCGTACCGCTATCTCCCGGCGGGCTCCGGCGCGGACGTCGGCGGGGACTGGTTCGACGTCATCCCGTTGTCCGGCGCCCGGGTCGCCCTGGTCGTGGGCGACGTGGTGGGCCACGGCATCCACGCCTCGGCGACGATGGGCCGCCTGCGCACGGCCGTACGGACACTCGCGGACGTGGACCTCGCCCCCGACGAACTCCTCACCCAGCTCGACGACCTGGTCGTCAGGCTCGACCGGGAGGAAGGGCCGCAGACCGGCGGGCGGGCGGAGGCCGCGACGCCGGGCGAGGTGGGGGCCACCTGCCTGTACGCGGTCTACGACCCGGTTTCCCGCCGCTGCACGATGGCCCGCGCCGGCCACCCGCCACCGGCCGTGGTCACCCCCGACGGCGAGGTCCGCTTCCTGAACCTCCCGACCGGCCCCCCGCTCGGCCTGGGCGGTCTGCCGTTCGAGTCCGTCGAGGTGGAACTGGCGGAGGGCAGCCTGCTCGCCCTCTACACCGACGGCCTGGTCGAGGCGGCCGACCGCGACATCGAGGACGGCCTGGACCTGCTGCGCGGGGCGCTCGCCGACAAGGCGGGCCCTCTGGAGGAGACCTGCGACCAGGTCCTGCGGACGGTCCTGCCGGCCCGCCCCGCCGACGACATCGTCCTGATGCTGGCCCGCACGTCGGCCCTGGACAGCTCGAAGGTCCGCACCTGGCAGCTCCCGCGCGACCCGGCGGCGGTGGCGCGGGCACGGAAGTCGGCGAGCGAGCAGGTGACGGCGTGGGGGCTGGACGACGCGGCCTTCGCGACGGAACTGATCGTCAGCGAGCTGGTCACCAACGCCGTCCGCTACGGCGACGACCCGGTCGTCCTACGGCTGATCCGGGACTCGGCGCTGATCTGCGAGGTGTCCGACGGCAGCAGTACGGCTCCGCATCTGCGGCGGGCGAGGGTGTTCGACGAGGGTGGGCGGGGGCTGCTGCTGGTCGCGCAGATGGCGGAGCGGTGGGGGAGCCGGCAGACGGCCACGGGGAAGACGATCTGGGCGGAGCTGGGGTTACCGGGCGATTAG
- a CDS encoding DUF3533 domain-containing protein, producing MPAPKSSGFAAEFKDAVTLRAFGLVLGGLLVQLAFVVSYVGAFHSPTPQRIPVAVVAPQQASAKIVAQLNALDGDPVKATAASSTAVAREWVLTRRTDAAFLFNATGTDDTLLVASAGGPSVSQTAAQIAQRIEASEKRRITVTDIRPPNSGDGRGMTSFYLVLGWVIGGYLTATIMGMASGSRPANRPRTLIRLAVLIPYAVVSGVAGAVIVGPVFDALGGHFWALSAIGALTVMASAATALGLQTLLGLLGTGVVVLLFVVLGNPSSGGVYPAPLLPDFWSAIGQALPPGAGTTLVRNTVYFSGHATSSALWVLGAYAVGGAVLAWGASWWREGRGADSGTGASAAV from the coding sequence GTGCCCGCCCCCAAGTCCTCTGGTTTCGCGGCGGAGTTCAAGGACGCTGTGACGCTCAGGGCCTTCGGCCTCGTACTCGGCGGCCTGCTGGTCCAACTGGCCTTCGTCGTCTCGTACGTAGGCGCCTTCCACTCCCCCACGCCCCAACGGATCCCGGTGGCCGTGGTGGCCCCCCAACAGGCGTCCGCGAAGATCGTCGCCCAGCTGAACGCCCTGGACGGCGACCCGGTGAAGGCGACGGCCGCTTCCAGTACGGCTGTTGCCCGCGAGTGGGTCCTGACCCGCCGTACGGACGCAGCCTTCCTCTTCAACGCGACGGGCACCGACGACACTCTGCTCGTCGCCTCGGCGGGCGGCCCGTCGGTCTCCCAGACGGCGGCCCAGATCGCCCAGAGGATCGAGGCGTCGGAGAAACGCCGGATCACGGTGACGGACATCCGTCCCCCCAACTCCGGTGACGGCCGCGGCATGACGTCCTTCTACCTGGTCCTGGGCTGGGTGATCGGCGGCTACCTCACCGCGACGATCATGGGCATGGCGTCCGGCTCCCGCCCGGCGAACCGCCCCCGCACCCTGATCCGCCTCGCGGTCCTGATCCCGTACGCGGTGGTGTCGGGCGTGGCCGGAGCGGTGATCGTGGGGCCGGTGTTCGACGCGCTGGGCGGCCACTTCTGGGCACTGAGCGCGATCGGAGCCCTCACGGTGATGGCCTCGGCGGCGACGGCGCTGGGGTTGCAGACCCTGCTGGGCCTGCTGGGCACGGGAGTCGTCGTCCTGTTGTTCGTGGTCCTCGGCAACCCGAGCTCGGGCGGCGTCTATCCGGCCCCCCTGCTCCCCGACTTCTGGAGCGCGATCGGCCAGGCACTGCCGCCGGGGGCGGGGACGACGCTGGTCCGCAACACGGTGTACTTCTCCGGGCATGCGACGAGTTCGGCGCTGTGGGTGCTGGGGGCGTACGCGGTGGGGGGAGCGGTGCTGGCGTGGGGGGCGTCCTGGTGGCGGGAAGGCCGGGGGGCCGACTCGGGGACGGGGGCGTCGGCGGCTGTCTGA
- a CDS encoding DUF4232 domain-containing protein, whose product MSGNRRKAFLVSAALIGGAMLMTACQNADAAADAGSSQGPSSSSPVATAATPSGSSTGGGGQGSEATNNGTSTGTGKGSEDGAGSGVDTGGGKREPVEQGCGANDISWSTRSESQAGGYILVIAKAKPGITCYLPAALPTVAFGSDGTQAGPAEQSVGEQIKLSGSTAAYAGVNPKTTGTDGGKELDSIIVAVGDDDPDPVSLPVGTITVDEPVVTNWHTDPADAVPFS is encoded by the coding sequence ATGTCCGGCAACCGTCGCAAGGCCTTCCTCGTGTCCGCCGCTCTCATAGGTGGAGCCATGTTGATGACGGCGTGCCAGAACGCGGACGCGGCCGCCGACGCCGGCTCCTCGCAGGGCCCTTCGTCCAGCAGCCCGGTCGCCACCGCGGCCACTCCGTCCGGCTCGTCCACCGGGGGCGGCGGCCAGGGCTCCGAAGCGACGAACAACGGCACGAGCACCGGCACCGGCAAGGGCTCCGAGGACGGAGCCGGCTCAGGCGTCGACACCGGGGGCGGCAAGCGCGAGCCCGTCGAGCAGGGCTGTGGGGCCAACGACATCTCCTGGAGCACCAGGTCCGAGAGCCAGGCCGGTGGGTACATCCTGGTCATCGCGAAGGCGAAGCCGGGGATCACCTGTTACCTGCCCGCCGCGCTGCCGACCGTGGCGTTCGGATCCGACGGTACGCAGGCGGGTCCCGCGGAACAGTCCGTCGGTGAGCAGATCAAGCTGAGCGGGAGCACCGCCGCCTACGCCGGGGTGAATCCGAAGACCACCGGCACGGACGGCGGCAAGGAGCTGGACAGCATCATCGTCGCCGTCGGTGACGACGACCCCGACCCGGTGTCCCTGCCGGTCGGCACCATCACCGTCGACGAGCCGGTCGTCACCAACTGGCACACCGATCCCGCGGACGCCGTTCCCTTCAGCTGA
- a CDS encoding acyltransferase: MAKAPDSTAVAEEEQEGADTAVGVRRPPAPVAPRASRGFPSAVSRTGRVSGLDGLRTLAVALVIVHHVEPDMLPGGAVAVDVFFTISGFVITRLLLAEYVRRGGISLMSFYRRRWLRLVPALLALCAVCALLAATTSLWGFDGSLQAAGLSAVFLTNVVRAMESGPYSDLTSPLAHTWSLGVEEQFYLLWPLALLFVLRRFRARTVLLCTAALCVLPLLWRCVLWNPEAAHRIYNGTDTRADQLLAGALVAVALARLRSDDRRLALLRTWSGRLAWPALALLGLIAWQVPVTEDLGAWTAAWYTVGFLAVAALSATLVTALELRPEARMSRLLALTPLAWVGRNLSYGIYLWHYPVVRLLASLGVKEGRLTATVVLTLLMALLSYYAIEKPFLRRARVGRAPAPAPALAVT, translated from the coding sequence ATGGCGAAGGCACCGGACTCGACGGCCGTGGCGGAAGAGGAGCAGGAAGGAGCGGATACGGCGGTCGGCGTCCGCAGACCCCCAGCCCCGGTCGCACCCCGTGCGAGCCGGGGTTTTCCGTCCGCGGTCTCCCGCACCGGCCGGGTGAGCGGTCTGGATGGACTGCGCACCCTCGCGGTCGCGCTGGTCATCGTCCACCACGTGGAGCCCGACATGCTGCCGGGCGGCGCGGTGGCCGTGGATGTCTTCTTCACCATCAGCGGTTTCGTCATCACCCGCCTCCTGCTCGCCGAGTACGTCCGCCGCGGCGGCATCTCCCTCATGTCCTTCTACCGGCGCCGCTGGCTGCGGCTCGTCCCCGCGCTGCTGGCCCTGTGCGCGGTCTGCGCGCTGCTGGCGGCGACGACCTCCCTGTGGGGCTTCGACGGCTCGCTCCAGGCCGCGGGCCTGTCGGCCGTCTTCCTCACCAACGTCGTACGGGCCATGGAGTCCGGCCCCTACTCCGACCTCACCAGCCCGCTCGCGCACACCTGGTCGCTGGGCGTGGAGGAGCAGTTCTACCTGCTGTGGCCGCTCGCTCTGCTCTTTGTCCTACGACGGTTCCGGGCCCGTACGGTCCTCCTGTGCACGGCGGCCCTGTGCGTGCTGCCGCTGCTGTGGCGCTGCGTCCTGTGGAACCCGGAAGCCGCCCACCGCATCTACAACGGCACCGACACCCGCGCCGACCAGCTGCTGGCCGGCGCCCTGGTCGCCGTGGCCCTGGCCCGCCTGCGGTCCGACGACCGCCGCCTGGCCCTCCTGCGCACCTGGTCCGGCCGCCTCGCGTGGCCGGCGCTCGCCCTGCTGGGACTGATCGCCTGGCAGGTACCGGTGACGGAGGACCTCGGTGCCTGGACGGCCGCGTGGTACACGGTCGGCTTCCTCGCGGTGGCGGCCCTGTCCGCCACCCTGGTCACGGCGCTCGAACTACGCCCCGAGGCCCGCATGTCCCGCCTGCTGGCCCTGACCCCGCTGGCCTGGGTGGGCCGCAACCTGAGCTACGGCATCTATCTCTGGCACTATCCGGTCGTACGGCTCCTGGCCTCCCTCGGCGTGAAGGAGGGACGGCTGACGGCGACGGTGGTGCTGACGCTGCTGATGGCGCTGCTGTCGTACTACGCCATCGAGAAGCCGTTCCTGCGGAGGGCGCGGGTGGGGAGGGCGCCGGCACCCGCGCCGGCACTGGCGGTGACGTAG
- a CDS encoding TerD family protein: MRADGVGLGKVQVRLKWDPSAYGEPARHLDIVAATYAVGDPYGRPEYVVHTESRSPDGTITMIRHSETGLGLGVVEVMELEFERLSSAYGRVVVGVAIHQTGGPRTFGDLSHAGVLVVEGYRQLLADDFAGVADATAATIAEFTRDASGAWRLKELIRGFDSNPAGFMGEMGSVRG, from the coding sequence ATGCGTGCCGACGGTGTGGGTCTTGGCAAGGTCCAGGTGCGGCTCAAGTGGGACCCGAGCGCCTACGGGGAACCGGCCCGGCACCTCGACATCGTCGCCGCGACCTACGCGGTGGGTGACCCGTACGGGCGGCCGGAGTACGTCGTGCACACCGAGAGCCGCTCGCCGGACGGCACCATCACCATGATCCGGCACAGCGAGACCGGCCTCGGCCTCGGAGTCGTCGAGGTGATGGAGCTGGAGTTCGAGCGCCTGTCGTCGGCCTACGGGCGGGTGGTGGTCGGCGTCGCCATCCACCAGACCGGCGGCCCCCGCACCTTCGGCGACCTCTCCCACGCCGGGGTGCTCGTCGTCGAGGGCTACCGCCAACTGCTGGCCGACGACTTCGCGGGCGTCGCGGACGCCACGGCCGCGACCATCGCGGAGTTCACCAGGGACGCGTCCGGGGCATGGCGCCTCAAGGAGCTGATCCGGGGGTTCGACAGCAACCCGGCGGGATTCATGGGGGAGATGGGCAGCGTACGGGGATGA
- a CDS encoding inositol monophosphatase family protein: MADVDLDRAMEVATELAARASETIQRPRDPGAEVREKDGPADIVTATDEAVETYTREVLGRAFPDHGIVGEEYGTTEGSAGAPHWVIDPVDGTTNYAHGLGWCSFSLGLAAADGTPLLGVVADPWRGETFTAVRGRGAYLNGTRVHAAAHTTLTGHVFLTEWAAHAHWPGMDALLAELADRHCTVRVMGSTALSLAQVAAGRATAAAIGSFHAVDGLPALLIAQEAGAVALPELPSHNQPLLLVAPGAAEETTDLWRRSGAAAG; encoded by the coding sequence ATGGCTGACGTGGATCTCGACCGGGCGATGGAGGTCGCGACGGAACTCGCGGCTCGGGCGTCGGAGACCATCCAGCGCCCGCGTGACCCCGGGGCCGAGGTGCGGGAGAAGGACGGACCCGCGGACATCGTGACCGCCACCGACGAGGCGGTGGAGACGTACACCCGCGAGGTGCTCGGGCGGGCCTTCCCCGACCACGGGATCGTCGGCGAGGAGTACGGCACGACGGAGGGCTCCGCCGGTGCCCCGCACTGGGTGATCGACCCGGTCGACGGCACCACCAACTACGCCCACGGACTGGGCTGGTGCTCCTTCTCGCTGGGTCTGGCCGCCGCCGACGGCACCCCGCTGCTCGGCGTGGTGGCGGACCCGTGGCGCGGCGAGACGTTCACCGCGGTCCGGGGCAGGGGGGCGTATCTGAACGGCACCCGGGTCCACGCGGCCGCCCACACCACCCTCACCGGCCATGTCTTCCTCACCGAGTGGGCGGCGCACGCCCATTGGCCCGGCATGGACGCCCTGCTCGCCGAACTCGCCGACCGGCACTGCACGGTTCGCGTGATGGGCTCCACGGCCCTCTCCCTGGCGCAGGTCGCGGCAGGCCGGGCGACCGCGGCCGCGATCGGTTCCTTCCACGCCGTCGACGGTCTCCCCGCGCTGCTGATCGCCCAGGAGGCGGGAGCGGTGGCACTGCCCGAACTGCCCTCCCACAACCAGCCGTTGCTGCTCGTGGCGCCCGGCGCCGCCGAGGAGACGACCGACCTCTGGCGCAGGTCGGGGGCGGCGGCCGGCTGA